The following proteins are encoded in a genomic region of uncultured Vibrio sp.:
- the htpG gene encoding molecular chaperone HtpG: MSETVSQNKETRGFQSEVKQLLHLMIHSLYSNKEIFLRELISNASDASDKLRFQALSNPDLYQGNADLGVKLSFDEGANTLTISDNGIGMSRDDVIEHLGTIAKSGTADFFSKLSEDQSKDSQLIGQFGVGFYSAFIVADAVTVRTRAASVPAEEAVQWHSAGEGEYTIENIVKESRGTDIILHMREEGKEFLSEWRLREVISKYSDHIGIPVSIQTVVRDEEGNETGEKKWEQINKAQALWTRNKSDISEEEYQEFYKHVSHDFADPLTWSHNRVEGKNDYTSLLYIPSKAPWDMMNRDHKSGLKLYVQRVFIMDDAEQFMPSYLRFVRGLIDSNDLPLNVSREILQDNKVTQSLRNACTKRVLTMLERMAKNDSEQYQSFWKEFGLVLKEGPAEDFANKEKIAGLLRFVSTDVESAEQTVALADYVERMKEGQDKIYYLTADSYAAAKNSPHLEQFKAKGIEVILMYDRIDEWLMNYLTEFDGKQFQSITKAGLDLSNFEDEAEKEKQKETEEEFKSVVERTKSYLGDRVKEVRTTFKLASTPAVVVTDDYEMGTQMAKLLEAAGQAVPEVKYIFEINPEHELVKRMADEADEEAFGRWVEVLLGQAMLAERGSMEDPAQFLGAINQLLTKV, encoded by the coding sequence ATGAGCGAAACAGTATCTCAAAATAAAGAAACTCGTGGTTTTCAATCAGAAGTAAAACAACTACTGCATTTAATGATCCATTCTCTTTATTCCAACAAAGAGATCTTTTTGCGTGAGCTGATTTCTAACGCATCAGATGCATCAGACAAATTGCGTTTTCAAGCGTTATCTAACCCAGATTTGTATCAGGGTAACGCTGATCTTGGCGTGAAACTGTCATTTGATGAAGGCGCAAATACCTTAACGATTTCTGACAATGGTATCGGTATGAGCCGTGATGATGTGATCGAGCATCTGGGTACCATCGCAAAATCGGGGACCGCAGACTTCTTCTCAAAACTGTCTGAAGATCAAAGCAAAGACTCTCAATTGATTGGACAGTTTGGTGTGGGCTTCTACTCCGCGTTTATCGTGGCTGATGCCGTTACTGTACGTACTCGCGCTGCAAGTGTTCCAGCAGAAGAAGCCGTGCAATGGCACTCTGCTGGCGAAGGTGAGTACACGATTGAAAACATCGTAAAAGAGTCTCGCGGTACCGACATCATTTTGCACATGCGTGAAGAAGGTAAAGAATTTCTGAGCGAATGGCGTCTGCGGGAAGTGATCAGTAAGTATTCTGACCATATCGGTATCCCGGTTTCTATCCAAACTGTGGTACGTGATGAAGAAGGCAATGAAACTGGCGAGAAAAAGTGGGAGCAAATTAACAAAGCTCAAGCGCTATGGACTCGCAATAAATCTGATATCTCAGAAGAAGAGTATCAAGAGTTTTACAAACACGTTTCGCATGACTTCGCTGATCCACTGACCTGGAGTCATAACCGTGTAGAAGGTAAAAACGACTACACGAGCCTTCTTTACATCCCGTCTAAGGCACCATGGGATATGATGAATCGCGACCATAAATCTGGTCTGAAACTGTATGTTCAACGTGTCTTCATCATGGATGATGCAGAGCAGTTTATGCCGTCTTACCTGCGTTTTGTTCGTGGTTTGATAGACTCAAACGATCTTCCGCTAAACGTATCGCGTGAAATCCTGCAAGACAACAAAGTAACGCAATCTCTGCGTAACGCCTGTACCAAGCGTGTGCTAACTATGCTAGAGCGCATGGCAAAGAATGACTCAGAACAATACCAGTCATTCTGGAAAGAGTTTGGCCTTGTACTCAAAGAGGGGCCGGCTGAAGACTTCGCAAACAAAGAGAAGATCGCTGGTCTGTTGCGTTTTGTCTCTACCGATGTTGAGTCTGCAGAGCAAACCGTTGCGCTGGCGGACTATGTTGAGCGTATGAAGGAAGGTCAGGACAAGATCTACTACCTGACGGCAGACAGCTATGCTGCAGCGAAAAACAGCCCTCATCTAGAGCAGTTTAAAGCCAAAGGCATTGAAGTTATCCTGATGTACGATCGCATCGATGAGTGGTTGATGAACTACCTAACTGAGTTTGACGGTAAGCAGTTCCAGTCAATCACGAAAGCAGGTCTGGATCTGAGCAACTTCGAAGACGAAGCAGAAAAAGAAAAGCAGAAAGAGACTGAGGAAGAGTTTAAATCCGTTGTTGAACGCACAAAGTCTTACCTAGGCGATCGCGTAAAAGAGGTTCGCACGACCTTTAAGCTGGCTTCAACGCCTGCAGTTGTCGTGACAGATGATTACGAGATGGGCACACAAATGGCTAAGCTTCTTGAGGCGGCAGGTCAAGCTGTACCAGAAGTGAAGTACATCTTCGAAATCAACCCGGAGCACGAACTGGTTAAGCGTATGGCTGATGAGGCTGATGAGGAAGCGTTTGGCCGCTGGGTTGAGGTGCTTCTGGGGCAGGCGATGCTTGCTGAAAGAGGTTCTATGGAAGACCCTGCGCAGTTCTTAGGCGCAATCAACCAGCTTTTGACTAAGGTGTAA
- a CDS encoding regulatory protein ToxS, which produces MKIKFASAVLAVSILFSGWLYWGSDLKVEQVLTANEWQSAMVTLIADKLPNDTVGPLRRVNVGSNVKYLPNGEYIRVANIKLFAQGSTAESTINISEKGRWEVSDNYLLVSPSEFKDISSSQSRDFSEEQLRLITQIFRLDAEQSRRIDVVNEKTLLLTSLNHGSTVLFRN; this is translated from the coding sequence ATGAAGATAAAATTTGCATCTGCGGTTTTGGCCGTATCCATCCTTTTCAGTGGTTGGTTATATTGGGGGAGTGACCTCAAAGTTGAACAAGTTCTAACTGCGAACGAATGGCAATCCGCTATGGTGACACTCATCGCCGATAAGCTGCCGAATGATACGGTGGGACCTCTGCGTAGGGTAAATGTTGGGTCCAACGTGAAATACTTACCGAATGGCGAGTACATTCGTGTAGCGAACATTAAGCTTTTTGCCCAGGGCTCTACGGCGGAATCGACCATCAATATATCAGAGAAAGGTCGATGGGAAGTCAGCGATAATTACCTGCTCGTTTCGCCTTCTGAGTTCAAAGACATTTCGTCTTCTCAGTCGAGAGACTTCTCTGAAGAACAGCTTCGCTTAATCACACAAATTTTCAGGCTTGATGCAGAGCAAAGCCGCCGTATTGACGTGGTTAACGAGAAAACACTGTTATTAACTAGCCTGAATCACGGTTCTACGGTACTGTTTAGAAACTGA
- a CDS encoding SelT/SelW/SelH family protein, translating into MEKAVINIYYCRQCNWMLRSTWLSQELLHTFSEEIESVTLHPDTGGRFEIFCNGQQIWERKKDGGFPEAKVLKQKVRDIIAPDRDLGHSDTK; encoded by the coding sequence ATGGAAAAAGCGGTTATTAACATCTATTACTGTCGTCAGTGTAATTGGATGTTACGTTCAACCTGGCTTTCGCAAGAGCTGCTGCATACGTTCAGCGAAGAAATTGAATCGGTTACTTTACATCCAGATACCGGTGGTCGATTCGAAATATTCTGTAATGGTCAGCAAATCTGGGAGCGTAAGAAAGATGGTGGTTTTCCGGAAGCAAAGGTATTGAAACAGAAGGTCAGAGATATTATTGCACCAGACAGAGATTTAGGGCATTCGGATACAAAATAA
- a CDS encoding DUF1538 domain-containing protein yields MISLEHFFETLFSTIRDVIPITAIIFGFQLAVLRRPVNNLRKVLFGFAYVILGLSLFLLGLEMALFPLGETMAVQLTTPDFVREFKISVGQQLEWVDYYWVYTFAFCIGFSTTIAEPSLIAVAIKANQVSGGSISVSGLRIAVALGVAIGIALGSYRIVVGDPIHYYIIAGYIVVVVQTFYAPQMIVPLAYDSGGVTTSTVTVPLVAALGLGLASTVPGRNPMIDGFGLIAFASLFPMISVMGYAQITQWLNKDTSEDEENAL; encoded by the coding sequence ATGATTTCACTTGAGCACTTTTTCGAGACGCTTTTTTCCACCATTCGCGATGTTATTCCTATCACAGCCATCATTTTTGGCTTTCAACTTGCCGTACTTCGTCGCCCGGTAAATAACCTGAGAAAAGTACTTTTTGGTTTCGCCTACGTTATCTTGGGTTTGTCGCTGTTCTTACTCGGGCTGGAAATGGCGTTGTTTCCCCTCGGAGAAACCATGGCTGTACAACTTACCACTCCAGATTTTGTACGCGAGTTCAAAATATCGGTTGGGCAGCAATTGGAGTGGGTCGACTATTATTGGGTGTACACCTTTGCTTTTTGTATTGGTTTTAGTACAACGATTGCGGAGCCATCACTCATTGCGGTGGCGATCAAGGCTAATCAAGTGTCCGGTGGCAGTATTAGTGTGAGTGGCTTGCGTATTGCTGTTGCACTGGGGGTGGCGATTGGTATTGCGCTGGGGAGTTACCGGATTGTCGTCGGAGATCCCATTCATTATTACATTATTGCTGGTTATATCGTGGTGGTCGTTCAGACCTTTTATGCTCCCCAGATGATTGTTCCTTTGGCTTATGACTCTGGCGGTGTGACGACATCGACAGTCACTGTACCACTTGTGGCAGCACTGGGATTAGGCCTCGCGTCTACCGTACCGGGGAGGAACCCAATGATTGATGGCTTTGGTTTAATTGCCTTTGCCAGTTTGTTTCCAATGATATCTGTTATGGGATATGCGCAAATAACTCAATGGCTTAATAAAGACACCTCGGAGGACGAAGAAAATGCGCTTTAA
- a CDS encoding SDR family oxidoreductase has protein sequence MNKSILITGCSTGIGYVCAHAMKAQGFNVIASCRNPDDVQRLQAEGLTCIQLDLNDPISITQGVKQAIRLAQGKLYAIFNNGAYGQPGALEDLPTEALKAQFQTNFFGWHQLVQEVLPHMRSQGEGRIIQNSSVLGFAAMKYRGAYNASKFALEGWTDTLRLELADTNIKVALIEPGPIETQFRHNALKAFEKWIDAESSPHRIAYEGQKKRLDNDKSNNKFALPAEACIAPVLHALTSDSPKIRYRITTPTKLFAVLKRVLPTRILDKILRQAA, from the coding sequence ATGAACAAGTCGATTCTTATCACAGGTTGCTCAACGGGTATTGGTTATGTGTGTGCTCATGCCATGAAAGCGCAAGGCTTTAACGTTATCGCATCATGCAGAAATCCTGACGACGTCCAGCGACTGCAAGCAGAAGGGTTAACCTGCATACAACTAGACCTTAATGATCCCATCAGCATCACTCAAGGTGTTAAACAGGCTATACGTTTAGCCCAGGGGAAGCTCTACGCCATTTTTAACAACGGAGCGTATGGCCAGCCTGGCGCACTAGAAGACCTTCCGACCGAAGCGCTCAAAGCACAGTTCCAGACAAACTTTTTCGGCTGGCACCAACTGGTGCAAGAGGTTCTCCCGCATATGCGCTCACAAGGTGAAGGCCGCATCATTCAAAATAGCTCAGTCCTTGGCTTTGCCGCAATGAAATATCGTGGCGCATATAATGCCTCAAAGTTTGCTCTGGAAGGGTGGACCGACACCTTAAGACTTGAACTGGCCGATACCAATATCAAAGTCGCCCTTATCGAACCGGGACCGATCGAAACTCAGTTTAGGCACAATGCGCTTAAAGCATTTGAAAAGTGGATTGATGCGGAGTCCAGCCCACACCGCATCGCGTATGAAGGTCAGAAAAAACGCTTAGACAACGACAAGTCAAACAATAAATTTGCCTTGCCCGCGGAAGCGTGTATCGCCCCTGTCCTGCATGCGCTCACGAGCGATTCACCGAAAATCCGCTACCGTATTACTACGCCAACCAAGCTGTTCGCCGTGTTAAAAAGAGTATTACCAACACGAATTCTCGATAAAATTTTGCGACAAGCCGCATAA
- a CDS encoding co-chaperone YbbN: MQSPFIVEITEQNFRETLEGSMNTPVLIHFWANAQPESAQILPELQTLAQQYNGAFTLALLNCEDQPALASQFGVQVLPTIALFINGQAVDGLGGPQPIDTIAAMLQKHLPSPDEQLLKQVTELLQQGQHAEALSVIHTLPAELQSRGDVKLATADCLLETKQFDLAQELLASIPLEYQDNYYKGLIAKLELHLQAADSPELQRLEQEYAANTDNLDLACELAVQYNQVGRDEEALELLWNILKVNLGAQDGEVKKTFMDILSALGQGNALAGKYRRQLYSILY, from the coding sequence ATGCAATCCCCATTTATCGTTGAGATCACAGAACAGAACTTTCGCGAAACGCTTGAAGGATCAATGAACACGCCTGTTCTGATCCATTTTTGGGCTAACGCTCAGCCAGAAAGCGCACAAATATTGCCTGAATTACAAACGCTGGCTCAACAGTACAATGGTGCTTTTACCCTTGCTTTGCTCAACTGTGAAGACCAACCGGCCTTAGCCTCTCAGTTTGGTGTTCAGGTCTTGCCGACAATCGCGTTGTTTATCAATGGCCAGGCGGTAGACGGCTTAGGCGGACCGCAACCGATCGACACTATCGCAGCGATGCTCCAAAAACACCTGCCAAGTCCGGATGAACAACTACTTAAACAAGTCACTGAGCTTTTACAACAAGGCCAGCACGCAGAGGCTCTGAGTGTCATCCACACGCTTCCTGCAGAGCTACAATCTCGTGGCGACGTTAAACTGGCAACAGCAGACTGCTTGCTGGAAACCAAACAGTTTGACCTTGCTCAAGAGCTATTAGCTTCCATCCCCCTTGAGTATCAGGATAACTACTACAAAGGCTTAATAGCCAAACTTGAATTACATCTTCAGGCAGCTGACAGCCCTGAACTCCAGCGTCTGGAGCAAGAGTACGCGGCAAATACCGACAATCTTGATCTGGCCTGTGAGTTAGCGGTTCAGTACAACCAAGTTGGCCGTGATGAAGAAGCATTAGAACTGCTTTGGAACATTCTTAAAGTAAACTTAGGTGCTCAGGATGGTGAAGTGAAGAAAACCTTCATGGATATTCTAAGCGCGTTAGGTCAGGGCAATGCTTTAGCGGGTAAGTATCGCCGCCAGTTGTACTCGATCTTATACTAA
- a CDS encoding transcriptional regulator, with the protein MTSIGTKFLLAQRFTFDPNSNSLADQQNDNDVVRLGSNESRILLMLAERPNEVLTRHELHEFVWREQGFEVDDSSLTQAISTLRKMLKDSTKSPEFVKTVPKRGYQLICSVERLNPFSSVLNSETEELASDDESDKEISMIISDELPPAEPISETKVDNEIVSVQPQVKPERKPNTPNMWLPRLILLVAILFPIGVLLFTNPAESQFRQVDIYQNVPVLTPVNHPQINDWLPSIKQCVERYVEHHTKDSLPVEVIATGGQNNQLVLNYIHDIEHSYENVTLRIVSGQSDPADICK; encoded by the coding sequence ATGACTAGCATTGGCACCAAATTTCTACTTGCTCAAAGGTTTACTTTTGATCCAAATAGTAATTCGCTCGCTGACCAACAAAACGACAACGACGTTGTACGTTTAGGAAGCAACGAAAGCCGCATTCTCCTGATGTTGGCAGAAAGACCCAACGAAGTGTTAACTCGTCACGAACTCCATGAGTTTGTTTGGCGTGAGCAAGGTTTTGAGGTGGATGACTCAAGCCTTACTCAAGCGATCTCAACCCTGCGTAAGATGTTGAAGGACTCAACAAAATCTCCAGAGTTTGTAAAAACCGTACCGAAACGTGGCTACCAGTTGATTTGCTCTGTAGAGCGCTTAAATCCGTTTTCGTCTGTTCTCAACTCAGAAACTGAAGAGCTAGCTTCAGACGATGAGTCAGACAAAGAAATAAGTATGATTATCTCTGATGAGCTGCCACCAGCAGAGCCTATATCCGAAACTAAAGTAGATAACGAGATCGTCAGCGTACAACCTCAGGTTAAGCCAGAAAGGAAACCGAATACACCGAATATGTGGTTACCTCGCCTAATTTTATTGGTAGCCATATTGTTTCCGATTGGCGTACTGCTATTCACGAACCCCGCGGAGTCTCAGTTCCGTCAGGTCGATATTTATCAAAATGTACCCGTGCTAACGCCTGTGAATCACCCGCAAATTAATGACTGGTTGCCATCTATCAAGCAATGTGTGGAACGCTATGTGGAGCATCACACAAAGGATTCCTTACCTGTTGAAGTTATCGCAACGGGGGGCCAGAACAATCAGCTGGTATTAAACTATATCCATGATATTGAACACTCGTATGAGAATGTGACGCTGCGTATTGTTTCCGGTCAAAGCGATCCAGCCGATATCTGTAAATAA
- a CDS encoding sulfite exporter TauE/SafE family protein: protein MDWLDTFTLFLGSLIANTLASLSGGGAGLLQFPLLIFLGLPFSVALGTHKVASVALGLGAASTHLKAGTVKLPVALYLILVGSIGVIIGANIIVHIPDGIAEKMLGSMILALGIYSRLKKQLGQSELMLHRDRTGWVIGGFGIMLIGIINGSLTAGSGLLVTLFLVRWFGFDYKQAVAYTMICVGLFWNGIGGVAVVQAGAPIHWAWLPVLLLSSFLGGSLGAWAATRYSNRVIKIAFELLTFAVGIKLLV, encoded by the coding sequence ATGGACTGGCTAGACACCTTCACGCTCTTTTTGGGCTCTCTTATCGCAAACACGTTAGCGTCACTTTCCGGTGGTGGTGCGGGCTTATTGCAATTCCCCTTACTCATTTTCTTAGGCTTACCTTTTTCCGTCGCACTTGGCACTCATAAAGTCGCTTCCGTTGCCTTAGGGTTAGGCGCAGCCAGTACGCATTTAAAAGCTGGTACAGTAAAACTCCCCGTAGCGCTCTACCTGATCCTAGTCGGCAGTATTGGGGTGATTATTGGTGCCAACATCATCGTCCATATTCCTGACGGTATTGCTGAGAAAATGTTGGGCTCCATGATCCTTGCCCTAGGTATTTACTCACGGCTTAAAAAGCAATTAGGGCAATCAGAGCTAATGCTACATCGCGATCGAACTGGTTGGGTCATAGGTGGTTTTGGCATCATGTTGATTGGAATCATTAATGGTTCACTCACCGCTGGTTCTGGTTTGCTTGTTACGCTGTTTTTGGTTCGCTGGTTTGGGTTTGATTATAAACAGGCTGTCGCTTACACCATGATATGCGTCGGGTTATTTTGGAACGGAATCGGAGGTGTAGCGGTAGTGCAGGCTGGCGCACCGATTCACTGGGCATGGTTACCCGTATTACTATTGAGTTCCTTTTTAGGAGGAAGCTTGGGGGCGTGGGCTGCCACCCGATATAGCAACCGCGTGATTAAAATCGCGTTTGAACTTCTCACCTTTGCCGTTGGGATTAAGCTGTTGGTTTAA
- the yfcE gene encoding phosphodiesterase gives MKLFFASDLHGSLPATRETIDLFLASGAEHLVLLGDILYHGPRNPIPDGYNPAQVAELLNQYSKQIIAVRGNCDSEVDQMLLTFPMMMDYAWVLLESGQRLFLTHGHLYNSSNRPELKQGDVIAHGHTHIPVAELQDGVTVFNPGSMTFPRNDLPRSYGLMNGKTLTVQTPEGEVLAQTEI, from the coding sequence GTGAAACTATTTTTTGCCTCAGATTTGCATGGTTCTTTACCTGCGACGAGAGAAACCATCGACCTGTTTTTGGCGTCTGGAGCGGAACATTTGGTTCTGCTGGGCGATATTCTCTACCATGGGCCGAGAAATCCAATACCGGATGGGTATAACCCTGCGCAAGTGGCTGAGCTTTTAAATCAGTACAGCAAACAGATTATTGCGGTTCGAGGTAACTGCGATAGTGAAGTGGATCAGATGCTATTAACCTTTCCGATGATGATGGACTATGCTTGGGTACTGCTTGAGTCCGGCCAGCGCCTGTTTTTAACCCATGGTCATTTATACAACAGTAGCAATCGCCCTGAATTGAAACAAGGGGATGTGATCGCCCATGGCCACACTCACATACCTGTCGCTGAGTTGCAAGATGGCGTTACTGTCTTCAATCCAGGTTCTATGACGTTTCCGCGCAATGACTTACCACGAAGCTACGGCTTGATGAATGGAAAGACATTAACAGTACAAACGCCAGAGGGCGAAGTGTTGGCTCAGACAGAGATATAG
- a CDS encoding TIGR01777 family oxidoreductase: MKILLTGGTGFIGSELLKLLTIHQVVLLTRSPEKARQHLQHADVGNIEYIDSLDQLADLNHIDAVINLAGEPIADKRWTKKQKDKICKSRWKITEQIVELIHASTKPPSVFISGSAVGYYGDQQEHPFDECLHVNSEEFPHLVCDKWEQIAKRAESEDTRVCFLRTGVVLGPNGGALAKMLLPYKLGLGGPLGNGNQYLPWIHILDMVRAIMYLLNTPHAHGAFNLCAPHPVSNRIFSATLAKTLKRPHILFTPQWLMELLMGESACLLFDSIRAKPKKLTELDFQFSYSRIEPALKHLLHERSC; this comes from the coding sequence ATGAAGATATTACTCACCGGCGGAACAGGGTTTATTGGCTCAGAATTACTTAAGCTACTCACCATTCATCAAGTGGTGCTGTTAACTCGTTCACCAGAAAAAGCCAGACAGCACCTACAACATGCTGATGTCGGTAATATTGAGTATATTGACTCTCTTGACCAACTTGCGGATCTCAACCACATTGATGCGGTCATCAACCTCGCGGGAGAGCCAATTGCCGATAAACGTTGGACAAAAAAGCAGAAAGACAAAATTTGTAAAAGCCGCTGGAAAATAACTGAACAAATTGTCGAACTTATCCATGCGAGCACAAAACCACCATCCGTGTTCATCAGTGGATCTGCGGTCGGCTATTATGGCGACCAACAAGAACATCCGTTTGATGAATGCCTGCATGTTAACAGTGAAGAGTTTCCGCACCTTGTTTGTGACAAATGGGAACAAATCGCTAAACGAGCAGAATCAGAGGACACACGAGTTTGTTTTTTACGGACTGGCGTTGTTCTCGGCCCCAATGGAGGTGCTTTGGCAAAAATGTTACTCCCGTATAAGCTAGGGCTGGGTGGTCCCCTTGGAAACGGTAACCAATACCTACCCTGGATTCATATTCTAGACATGGTGCGTGCCATCATGTACTTACTCAACACCCCGCATGCCCATGGCGCATTTAACCTGTGTGCCCCACATCCAGTGAGTAATCGCATTTTTAGCGCAACATTAGCTAAAACGCTCAAACGGCCGCACATTCTGTTCACGCCGCAATGGCTCATGGAGTTGCTGATGGGAGAATCGGCTTGTCTATTATTCGACAGCATCAGAGCCAAACCGAAAAAACTCACAGAATTGGATTTCCAGTTCAGTTATTCGAGAATTGAACCCGCACTTAAGCACTTGCTTCATGAGAGAAGCTGTTGA
- a CDS encoding P-II family nitrogen regulator, with the protein MRFKLILAFVEDARTDKVLDAAREAGATGATVINNARGQGLNQKRTFFGLTLEVQKDVLLFVVEEHLSRHILETISDVGEFDKESGQGIAIQIDIEDAVGVAHQVETLTKVVEDEL; encoded by the coding sequence ATGCGCTTTAAATTGATACTTGCGTTTGTTGAGGATGCCAGAACCGATAAGGTGCTTGATGCTGCTCGCGAAGCCGGGGCGACAGGCGCTACGGTGATTAATAATGCACGAGGTCAAGGGTTAAATCAGAAGCGAACCTTTTTTGGTTTGACCCTGGAAGTACAAAAAGACGTGTTGCTATTTGTGGTGGAGGAGCATCTCTCGCGGCACATTCTGGAAACCATCAGTGATGTTGGTGAGTTTGACAAGGAGTCCGGGCAGGGCATTGCGATTCAAATTGATATTGAAGATGCTGTTGGTGTTGCCCACCAAGTTGAAACATTGACTAAAGTTGTTGAGGATGAGTTATGA
- a CDS encoding DUF1538 domain-containing protein produces MEAFIALFRALLNSARDLLPIVLVITFFQMVVLQEPLPNLVSILFGLLLVVLGLTFFIFGLELGLFPIGENMAQAFAKKGSVFWLLVFAFCLGFGTTIAEPALTAVAEKAAQVAAEGGMITNSEVSIQEYGTGLRVTVALSVGIAIVVGVLRILKGWPIHYMIIGGYVGVVVLTWFAPESIIGVAYDSGGVTTSTITVPLVTALGVGLASSIKGRNPMVDGFGLIAFASLLPMMFVMIYGMVVA; encoded by the coding sequence ATGGAAGCATTTATTGCTCTTTTTCGGGCTCTCCTTAATAGTGCGCGGGATCTGCTGCCCATCGTCCTTGTCATCACTTTTTTCCAGATGGTGGTGTTGCAAGAGCCTTTACCCAATTTGGTCTCCATTCTGTTTGGCTTGTTACTCGTTGTACTCGGATTGACGTTTTTTATCTTTGGATTAGAACTGGGTCTTTTTCCGATAGGTGAGAATATGGCTCAGGCGTTTGCGAAAAAAGGCAGTGTTTTTTGGCTTTTGGTCTTTGCGTTTTGCTTAGGGTTTGGCACCACAATCGCTGAACCCGCGCTGACTGCCGTTGCGGAGAAAGCCGCTCAGGTTGCCGCAGAGGGAGGAATGATTACCAACTCGGAGGTATCGATCCAAGAATACGGCACTGGGCTTCGTGTGACCGTGGCGCTGTCGGTTGGCATTGCGATTGTGGTTGGTGTGCTGCGTATTCTCAAAGGTTGGCCCATCCATTACATGATCATCGGCGGGTATGTGGGCGTGGTGGTGTTAACCTGGTTTGCTCCTGAGTCGATCATTGGCGTGGCATACGATTCCGGTGGCGTGACGACGTCGACTATCACGGTTCCGCTAGTAACAGCGCTTGGAGTAGGGCTCGCCTCCTCAATTAAAGGACGCAATCCAATGGTCGATGGCTTTGGTTTAATTGCTTTTGCTTCGTTACTGCCAATGATGTTTGTCATGATTTATGGGATGGTCGTGGCATGA
- a CDS encoding CBS domain-containing protein: protein MSNQAIVRVRDVMAATYVMVDGLMTVYEGITLAKKYQVKALVVKKRDDNDEFGIVLMNDIAKKVLSNNRSPQRTNIYEIMTKPALCVGPDMNVKYCARMFERFGISRAPVIEDGEVIGMVSYNNIVINGMVRD from the coding sequence ATGAGTAATCAGGCGATTGTACGTGTTCGAGATGTCATGGCTGCGACTTACGTCATGGTCGATGGGCTGATGACCGTTTATGAAGGAATTACACTAGCCAAAAAATATCAAGTTAAAGCACTGGTGGTTAAAAAGCGCGATGACAATGATGAATTCGGCATAGTATTAATGAATGATATTGCCAAAAAAGTGTTGTCGAATAATCGTTCACCTCAACGAACGAATATTTACGAGATTATGACTAAGCCAGCTTTGTGTGTTGGGCCGGACATGAATGTGAAATATTGTGCCAGAATGTTTGAACGATTCGGTATTAGCCGTGCACCGGTTATTGAAGATGGTGAGGTGATCGGCATGGTCAGTTACAACAATATCGTAATTAACGGCATGGTAAGAGACTAA